The Bacteroidota bacterium genome includes the window ATAAGTTATCAGTTCATTTATGCCAGCTCTAAAAAGTCCTTTGTTTGTGGATATCCATGCATACTTCGTATGGTCAACAAAAATAGCATGCACTTGTCTTAACCCACCGGTTTTATCAGCTGGCATATGCACAGTTTTCCCATCTTTATAAAAATAGTAACCTCCGCCATTGGTACCAACCATTAAATAATCGTCATAAAAGGAAATGTTATAAGGGAATTTTAAGTAAAGCGATTTGAGGGTATCAACCGTTTTCGATTGTTCGTTGTAGCTATATACACCGGTAAAATTGCAAAACCATAGTTTGCGGTCTTTCCCTCTAAATATTTGCGATTGGTTTGTATTTGTTTCTCCTTTGTTTAAATAAACATTTAATTTAATAGAATCGTTTTTTACATAAAAAAAACCTCTTGTTGAACCGACCCACAGTGAATCGCCTTCTTCAACAAATGAAAATGGAATTTCATTTGTTGGATTATAAATTTGTTTCTGTTCACCGCTAAGGGTGTTGTATTTAATGATGCGTGCATTTTGTCGCAACCATAAAAATCCTTTACTGTCTTTAAAAATATTTTCTTCAGGTTCACTTTTAATATTCCACTTGCTTTTAGCCCCCCCATTTATGGTAAAGTCACGACTCCAATCGGTAAACAATGTATTACTGTCTATTTCAATTTGAGTATAATAAGCATTGCTTGTATTGTTTTCCGGAGTGGGATAGGTAAGTGTTTTGAATAAAGCTTCTTTGTAAATAAACAATCCGCGAGTATCGGTACCAAAAGCGATAAAGCGATTTTTAGAGCTATATATTACCGACGTTATTGAACAATTGTCGGGAACAGCATCAGTAAGTAAATCACATGTAACTAGCGTTTTATTTGTAGCGGATGCAGTAAGCGAGTAGAGTGAATTATTGATAAGCAAGCAAGGGTCGGAATTATTATAGTCCCAAAATAAATCACTGATACCTTTATTCGAATCAGAAAAATCAATTTTGTTAAGTAAGTTGCCAGAAAGTTTACATTCAGTAACTGTGAGCTTATTTTCATCCAACAAATACAATTTATTTGTTTGGGAAAAAAAGTAATAGTGCCCATTAATTCTTACAAATTGTGAAGGTTGATAAGGGAGAAGATTTACTTCAGTTACTAACTTTCCATTTTTGTAATGAAGCAATCCATCTTTGCTTCGGATAAAATAATTGTTTTCACTAACCGGCAGCAAGGTAAAGGGATATATTAAAGATTTTTTATCGATGTTTTTATTGATGTGCGGGTTGAGTAATTTAAGGTAGGTTGACGAGGTGGGAATAATACCATTAATAGTGTAACTATTTAACGAATTAATTACTGATTTGCGCAAGGTATCTTCCTTATTGTTGTAAAATCTGAAAACCCCGCCATCGGCATCTAAAATCAGCATTTCGCCGGCCATGGTTTTACATAATTGTAAAGAGCCATAAGTATTGATGGTAGAAAAGTATTTACGAAATTGTTTCCCATCAAAGCGCATTAAACCATCATCAAAAGAAGCCCATAAAAAGTTTGATGTGTCTAAAAAGAGCGAGTAAACATTGTTTTCGGTGAGCCCGTTTTTAGAATTATAATTTATTGAAGTGTATTCTGCCTTGGCTATTTTTACTGGAGCTAAACCAATAAATAGAACAAATAACGAAAGAATAAAACGAGCCAGAATTTTCTTCATTTCAGTGTTTGATGCACGTAATAGTAGGAATCAAACATTGTACATCTGAGCCAGATTTTGCAGATCAATAATATTTGAAACACCTAATTTATCGAACAAGCGCGCTTTAAAAGTTGCAGCAGTTGAACTTTTAATATCCAGTTCGCGCGATATTTCCTTTACACCTTGCCCTTTTAAAAGCCTTATTAATACAGCAGTTTCACGAGTAGAAAGTTGTTCGAAAGGAGATTTTTGTAAACGTGTTTTTGGATTTTTATGTGTTTCAATAATATCGTTGAGGTTTGAGCTTAGGTATTTTTTACCATCTAAAAACATTCTTAAAGCAGTTAATACTTCCGGTTCAGGACTTAACTTGCTTAAGAATCCATCTGCCCCCATTTGTATCATACGCCGGCCAAAAATATCTTCAGGGCTCATGGTATAGATTAAAATCTTAATGTTTGGATATTCTTTTCGCAACTCACCAAAAATTTCCATAACATTACCATCCTGCAATTGCATGTCTAAAATTAAATGAGTAAAAGCATGCTTTTTTAACAGCGGAAATATTTCAGTAGTTGATTCCGCTTCAACAATTTCAAACTGTCCAAAGTTTGAATCTAAAAGAAATACTAAACCCCTTCGAATGATAACATGATCGTCGGCTATTAAAATACAAGGCATAGTATAAATTTGGATTTATTAATACATGGTGGCAGAAATACAACTGTGGCTTAGCTGAATTCCTTTACGATGTTACTGCGAATATAAATTTTAAAAAACAAAATTGCAATAAATTTCTTACTAGTTTGCCTTATTTATTAAACATACTCTTGCATTTGTTGTGTTAAAGAGTGAAAAAAAAATGCTTGCACAAAAAAATTTATGCAACCTTATTTCGTGTGCTTTTTCACAAATACCAAAATTAATTTAACCTAAATATTCATCGAGTTATTTACTTGTGGTCAGTTTTCGAAATCGAACTTATTACTCGTCAACAGGGCTTATCTTCAAATCGATTATAAGTGTTTTTTAGTTTCTATAGCTGAATTATACAAAGGATATTTCAATCGACAATTTTGTGTGTTTTAACGAAAATAACGGTTTGTAGCTTATGTGCTACATGTATTTTTTTTTGTGCATTTAATTTTGACCCAATAAAGTTTTTTAAGTGTACCTCGTTTTTGTGTCAAGTAAATAAAAATTAATAGTAACAAAATGAAAAATCAAAATTTAGAAATGCTTAGTTCTTGTTCTAAAAGGAACTCAAGCAAAAGTTTAATTGGTAATAAATTCGCCATTATTAAGAAGCTAACGCTTTTATTGGCAGTATTTTCACTTGGGTTTTTGCAAACACTAATTGCTCAACCAACTACGGTGATTGTTGCACCCGGTGCAAATGGAAGCGGGAATGTTTCTCCTGCAATTACAACTACTGCCACTATATTATGGTCGCGTGGGGCGTATGTTTACACCGCAGCTGAAATGACTGCTGCTGGTAATTATCCGATAAATGGACAAAAAATCAACAAAATCAGATTGGACAATACCGTTGCACAAGGCTATACTGCTGGTAATGGAACCATAAATATATACATGAAACAAATTGCAGGATTAGCTGCAGGCGTTACATGGGCAACTGAAATTTCAGGTGCTACGCTGGTTGCGAGTTTAACAGGCGCCGCTGCTAATATTCCGGCTACAATAGGATGGATTGATTTTCCACTTTCTACTCCTTTTACTTGGAGTAGTAGTTCTAATTTGGAGGTGATGATAGAATTTAATAAACCTTCAGCAGCAACCGGATT containing:
- a CDS encoding response regulator transcription factor, translated to MPCILIADDHVIIRRGLVFLLDSNFGQFEIVEAESTTEIFPLLKKHAFTHLILDMQLQDGNVMEIFGELRKEYPNIKILIYTMSPEDIFGRRMIQMGADGFLSKLSPEPEVLTALRMFLDGKKYLSSNLNDIIETHKNPKTRLQKSPFEQLSTRETAVLIRLLKGQGVKEISRELDIKSSTAATFKARLFDKLGVSNIIDLQNLAQMYNV